The genomic region CGCTGGATCGTGCCTTTAGCGGGTTTATTCAAAATATCAGCACGGGGGGTATGTTGATTGAAACCCGCGAATTTGTGCCCGTCGGCCAGCAGTTGACGCTATCTTTCATGCGACCCAAATCCAGAGAATTTATCAAAGTAGGCGGGCAGGTGGTGCGCACGGTTTCTGCGGGTTTCGGTGTTAAGTTTGATGCACTTTTAGACGGCGTTTCAAAATAAAGGTGTCCAATGAAAAAGAAAATATTGGTCGTTGATGATGAAGATTTCCAGAGAGATCTGCTGAATAAGCTGCTGAGCAAGGCCGGATATTCAGTGGCTGAGGCTGAATCACCGGAAGTCGCGCTTGCGCTCATGAGAAAAGAGGATTTCCCGGTTATTATAACCGATTTGATTATGCTCGATATGGACGGAGTTGAATTTTGCCAGCGAATCAGAGAGAGAAACTCCCAGTCAGTCATTATCGCGTTAACCGGTTATGCGGATTTGTATGATTTGCAAAAACTAAAGCAGGTCGGCTTTGATAATTATCTGACCAAACCTATCAAGCTGGATAAGATCCAACCGGTTGTTGAGGCAGGGTTTGAAAAAATAAAGCAAAGAAAAAAATTCGGTCGCTAAACCTGCAGGTCTATTTTTTGTTTTTGTTGCTTTTTTCGCTTTGGTCAGGGGCAAAAGACCCGCGGACCACCTTATCCCTTCCGGAATTCTTTGCCTTGTAAAGGTATTGATCTGCCATCTCGATGAGCTCTTCTGAAGAAAAATC from Desulfobacterales bacterium harbors:
- a CDS encoding PilZ domain-containing protein, with protein sequence MEPSDKHPKDPNISVVTARLFEIILDMPFKDRRILLKDLEAKHLQGRRKFSRKPYFMPVDFVTLDRAFSGFIQNISTGGMLIETREFVPVGQQLTLSFMRPKSREFIKVGGQVVRTVSAGFGVKFDALLDGVSK
- a CDS encoding response regulator, which translates into the protein MKKKILVVDDEDFQRDLLNKLLSKAGYSVAEAESPEVALALMRKEDFPVIITDLIMLDMDGVEFCQRIRERNSQSVIIALTGYADLYDLQKLKQVGFDNYLTKPIKLDKIQPVVEAGFEKIKQRKKFGR